The following coding sequences are from one Formosa haliotis window:
- a CDS encoding DUF481 domain-containing protein, translating into MVNQIKKPNCCAFILFLALTMFSFTNTFAQKDTLVLKNKDKIIGDIKEMNKGVLTFETDYSDSDFKISWKDVVIVHSQQMYLMTLSDGRRINSTLQTKPGDSTNVSLAHHGETINVPINDVVYIKAIEQGFLSRLDASLSIGFNFAKTNNLTQFSILSNLAYTADKWGATASYNSVRSNQDDVDETHRTDASIGGKYFLKRDWFSLVNIDFLSNDEQLLKLRTSTQGGIGKYFVHSNRVYFATGTGLAWTNENYIDPTLSTQNSLEAFLSLELNMFDYDDISLYSKFVVYPSLTQKDRVRTDLNINVKYDLPLDFFIQLGLTHNFDSQPAEGAARTDYVFQTTFGWELD; encoded by the coding sequence ATGGTAAATCAAATTAAGAAACCCAATTGTTGCGCATTTATCCTGTTCTTAGCGCTCACCATGTTCTCCTTTACAAATACCTTTGCCCAAAAAGATACTTTAGTCTTGAAAAACAAAGACAAAATTATTGGGGACATAAAAGAAATGAATAAGGGTGTATTAACTTTTGAAACAGATTATAGTGATAGCGACTTTAAAATTTCTTGGAAGGATGTCGTAATTGTTCACAGTCAGCAAATGTATTTAATGACACTTTCTGATGGTCGCCGAATTAACAGTACGCTTCAAACTAAACCAGGAGATTCTACCAATGTTTCTTTAGCACATCATGGTGAAACCATTAACGTTCCTATTAACGACGTGGTATACATTAAAGCCATAGAACAAGGTTTTTTATCTCGTTTAGATGCGAGTTTATCTATTGGTTTCAATTTTGCTAAAACCAATAACTTAACGCAGTTTTCTATTTTAAGTAACCTTGCTTATACAGCCGACAAATGGGGTGCCACAGCGAGTTATAACTCGGTAAGAAGTAATCAAGACGATGTTGATGAAACCCATCGAACAGATGCAAGTATTGGTGGAAAGTACTTTTTAAAACGGGATTGGTTCTCTTTAGTAAACATAGATTTCCTTTCTAACGATGAACAGTTATTAAAATTAAGAACTTCAACCCAAGGGGGTATTGGTAAATATTTTGTTCATAGCAATCGTGTTTATTTTGCTACTGGTACTGGTTTAGCTTGGACTAATGAAAATTATATAGATCCTACTTTAAGTACCCAAAACAGTTTAGAGGCCTTTTTATCTTTAGAACTTAACATGTTCGATTACGACGATATTAGCCTATATTCTAAATTTGTTGTCTACCCAAGTTTAACACAAAAAGATCGTGTAAGAACCGATTTAAACATCAATGTTAAATACGATTTACCGTTAGACTTCTTTATTCAGCTTGGTTTAACACATAACTTCGATAGTCAACCTGCAGAAGGTGCCGCACGAACAGATTATGTTTTCCAAACTACTTTCGGTTGGGAGTTAGACTAA